One segment of Colias croceus chromosome 15, ilColCroc2.1 DNA contains the following:
- the LOC123698082 gene encoding NFU1 iron-sulfur cluster scaffold homolog, mitochondrial-like — protein sequence MFRNSLRFVRAGRQCSRICLAAVTRYRDVRAFSGFGLKNTEMKLNERKPLLNTCNCRSMFIQTQETPNPNSLKFLPGTQVLEPGTTLDFPNIGAAACSPLAKMIFRIDGVKGVFFGSDFITVTKQDDDVEWKVLKPDIFATIMDFFASGLPIVTDAKPSGDTQINEDDDEVVQMIKELLDTRIRPTVQEDGGDVLFVDFKDGVLRLKMQGSCSSCPSSIVTLKNGVQNMMQFYIPEVLAVEQIDDEGEKLSEKIFKEFEQIKKKEKQESE from the exons ATGTTTCGAAATTCTTTACGATTCGTTCGAGCAGGCCGTCAATGCAGCCGAATATGTCTAGCCGCTGTAACCAG GTATCGCGATGTAAGGGCATTTAGTGGCTTTGGACTtaaaaatactgaaatgaaattgaatgaACGGAAACCGTTGTTGAATACTTGCAACTGTCGGTCGATGTTTATCCAGACTCAAGAAACACCTAACCCTAATAGTTTGAAGTTTCTGCCCGGTACTCAAGTGTTGGAACCAGGGACGACACTAGATTTTCCAAACATTGGTGCAGCTGCTTGCAGTCCTTTAG caAAAATGATCTTCCGTATTGATGGCGTAAAAGGTGTATTCTTTGGGTCTGATTTTATAACTGTCACTAAACAAGATGATGATGTTGAATGGAAAGTTCTAAAGCCAGATATTTTTGCAACTATTATGGACTTCTTTGCAAGTGGATTGCCTATAGTTACAGATGCAAAGCCCTCAGGAGATACAC AAATCAATGAAGATGACGATGAAGTGGTTCAAATGATCAAGGAATTGTTGGATACACGAATAAGACCGACAGTGCAAGAAGATGGTGGGGATGTATTATTTGTTGACTTCAAAGATGGAGTATTGAGACTTAAAATGCAGGGGTCATGTTCCTCTTGTCCAAGTTCAATAGTCACCTTAAAAAATGGA GTACAAAATATGATGCAATTCTATATTCCTGAAGTATTGGCAGTTGAGCAAATAGATGATGAGGGTGAAAAATTAAGTGAGAAGATCTTTAAAGAGTTTGAACAAATCAAGAAGAAGGAAAAGCAAGAATCTGAATAA